In the genome of Methylophaga nitratireducenticrescens, one region contains:
- the hemC gene encoding hydroxymethylbilane synthase, whose protein sequence is MSQRTVRIATRRSPLAIWQAEFVRDSLLALDPHLNIELVRIKTQGDIILDTPLAKVGGKGLFVKELEQSMLAGEADIAVHSMKDVPVEFPEGLHLPVICERHDPHDAFVSNHFENVDDLPEGAVVGTSSLRRECQLRHYRPDLKIVPLRGNVNTRLAKLDAGNFDAIILAKAGLERLGFDQRIRSALTPEQSLPAIGQGALGIETRINDDEMNALIALLNCELTSITVKAERALNRRLKGGCQVPIGGYAILNGDDLWVRGLVGRPDGTEMLQQEIRGKASESEQLGLTLGEMLLNQGADKILADVYDA, encoded by the coding sequence ATGAGTCAACGCACTGTTCGAATTGCTACCCGTCGCAGCCCACTTGCCATCTGGCAGGCTGAATTTGTTCGTGACAGTCTGTTGGCTCTGGATCCCCACCTGAATATCGAACTGGTTCGTATCAAAACTCAGGGCGATATCATTCTCGATACCCCATTAGCCAAAGTGGGCGGCAAAGGCTTGTTTGTCAAAGAACTGGAACAGAGCATGCTGGCCGGTGAAGCCGATATTGCGGTGCATTCAATGAAAGATGTACCGGTGGAGTTTCCGGAAGGTCTGCATTTACCAGTGATCTGCGAACGCCATGATCCACATGATGCGTTTGTTTCCAATCATTTTGAAAACGTTGATGATTTACCTGAGGGTGCCGTTGTGGGTACTTCCAGTCTGCGCAGGGAATGTCAGCTTCGTCACTACCGACCGGATTTGAAAATTGTACCGCTGCGCGGCAATGTAAATACCCGTCTTGCCAAGCTGGATGCAGGTAACTTTGATGCGATTATACTGGCCAAAGCCGGCTTGGAAAGATTGGGTTTTGATCAGCGTATTCGCAGTGCCTTAACGCCAGAGCAAAGTTTGCCTGCGATTGGACAGGGCGCACTAGGTATTGAAACCCGTATCAATGATGACGAAATGAATGCGTTAATTGCCCTGCTTAATTGTGAGTTGACCTCAATCACTGTCAAAGCTGAACGGGCATTAAATCGTCGCTTAAAAGGGGGCTGTCAGGTCCCAATCGGTGGCTACGCCATATTAAATGGTGATGATCTCTGGGTACGGGGGCTGGTGGGGCGTCCTGACGGAACCGAGATGCTGCAGCAGGAAATTCGCGGCAAGGCCAGTGAATCCGAACAACTTGGCTTAACATTAGGTGAGATGTTACTTAACCAGGGCGCTGATAAAATTCTGGCTGACGTTTATGATGCCTGA